A genomic segment from Lignipirellula cremea encodes:
- a CDS encoding Do family serine endopeptidase: MLRNFYVRTLGAASLCGALFLGFGWAAAELPHAFGDSPVKATPEKGASFASSLSATFRTVARDVQPSVVMIKTETPDEQPSVQRFEKRFGPGIDPSDRSPFGGESLEELFRSHPEMKRFFRPSAYAQPTGGGIGSGVIIDSAGVILTNNHVVRGGGEITVRLHDGREFRAQEVKTDPKTDLAIIRIQADDLVAAPLGDSDIVEVGDWVLALGQPFGLEGTVTAGIISAKGRGIGIADRENWLQTDAAINPGNSGGPLVNLDGEVVGINTAISSSSGGNQGVGFAAPINLAKWVASQLESSGVVQRAFLGVGIQPLTHELASSFGVKTGQGVLVSSVVEDSPAAHAGLQQGDVILSFSGHSVAHPRELQNAVERCPISSQQKMEIIRDGKPMTLTATCGGQAETASPVALQDASSAQAPLNRWGLQIAPLTADVAKELGMESTAGVVVADVATSGAAAKAGLARGDVILEAGRQPVNSPEAFEKALDGVDRVLLLVKSGNGSRFLVLHPQS; encoded by the coding sequence ATGTTGCGCAACTTTTATGTACGCACCCTTGGCGCCGCGTCCCTTTGCGGTGCTCTCTTTCTTGGGTTCGGCTGGGCAGCAGCAGAACTGCCGCATGCGTTCGGCGATTCCCCCGTCAAGGCAACGCCTGAGAAAGGAGCCAGTTTCGCTTCGAGTTTGTCGGCCACTTTTCGCACGGTCGCCCGGGACGTGCAGCCTTCGGTTGTGATGATCAAAACAGAAACTCCCGATGAGCAACCGTCGGTGCAGCGTTTTGAAAAACGCTTTGGCCCGGGTATTGATCCTTCCGACCGCAGCCCGTTCGGCGGCGAATCGTTAGAGGAACTCTTCCGCAGCCATCCCGAAATGAAACGGTTTTTCCGTCCGTCCGCTTATGCGCAGCCGACCGGCGGCGGAATTGGCTCGGGCGTGATTATCGACTCGGCCGGCGTGATTCTCACCAATAACCATGTGGTCCGCGGAGGGGGCGAGATTACCGTGCGCCTGCACGATGGCCGCGAGTTCCGCGCGCAGGAAGTGAAGACCGACCCGAAGACCGATCTGGCCATTATCCGGATCCAGGCCGACGACCTGGTCGCCGCGCCGCTGGGCGACAGCGACATTGTCGAAGTGGGCGACTGGGTGCTGGCCCTGGGACAGCCGTTTGGCCTGGAAGGCACCGTGACGGCCGGCATCATCAGCGCCAAGGGCCGCGGCATCGGCATCGCCGACCGCGAGAACTGGCTGCAGACCGACGCCGCCATTAACCCTGGCAACAGCGGCGGGCCGCTGGTCAATCTCGACGGCGAAGTCGTCGGCATCAACACGGCCATCTCCTCCAGCAGCGGCGGTAACCAGGGCGTCGGTTTTGCCGCCCCGATCAACCTCGCCAAGTGGGTCGCCTCGCAACTGGAATCCTCGGGCGTGGTGCAGCGAGCCTTCCTGGGCGTCGGCATCCAGCCGTTGACGCACGAACTGGCCTCCAGTTTTGGCGTGAAAACGGGCCAGGGCGTGCTGGTCTCTAGTGTTGTCGAGGACTCCCCGGCGGCCCACGCGGGCCTGCAGCAAGGCGACGTGATCCTGTCGTTCTCGGGCCACTCGGTTGCTCATCCGCGGGAACTGCAGAACGCGGTCGAACGCTGCCCGATCAGTTCGCAGCAGAAGATGGAGATCATCCGCGACGGCAAGCCGATGACGCTGACCGCCACTTGCGGCGGCCAGGCGGAAACCGCCAGCCCCGTCGCCCTGCAGGATGCGTCGTCGGCCCAGGCTCCGCTGAATCGCTGGGGCCTGCAGATTGCTCCGCTGACCGCCGATGTGGCGAAAGAGCTGGGCATGGAGTCGACTGCCGGCGTGGTGGTTGCCGATGTGGCGACCAGCGGCGCAGCGGCGAAAGCGGGCCTGGCCCGCGGCGATGTCATCCTGGAGGCCGGACGACAGCCGGTAAACAGCCCTGAAGCGTTTGAAAAAGCGCTCGACGGGGTCGACCGGGTGCTGCTGCTGGTGAAGTCGGGGAACGGTTCCCGGTTTCTCGTGCTGCATCCGCAATCGTAA
- a CDS encoding site-2 protease family protein, producing the protein MNTKWKIGEYAGIGVFVHWSFLIIPALIGFSKLADGGLLAAFWAVLSVLAVFGCVVLHEFGHALTARQFGVGTRDITLYPIGGVATLESMPRRPLHEFLIAVAGPAVNVVIAAALAAGFFLLGSSPGLPSLNLGMHAFLNNLMWTNVVLVVFNMLPAFPMDGGRVLRATLAAVMSYRQATQIAVGVGQAMAVLLAVTGVFFLNNWTLVLIAGFVVLAGRAEARNVQLHDRQAGGWRPGMGTGQRCVGDVMLTQFNVLPAAATLREVSQYYASGQTEFPVIDGNRLVGMMSRADAESAGAQYGDSLLVSNVMERNFPIVAAADSLQHAGQIVQHTRCLGVPVVSVGRLVGVLLVSSLPVAPAGNGPVIDAVSWR; encoded by the coding sequence ATGAATACCAAATGGAAAATCGGCGAATACGCCGGTATTGGAGTTTTCGTCCACTGGTCGTTTTTGATCATCCCCGCTCTGATCGGTTTTTCCAAACTGGCGGACGGCGGCTTGCTGGCCGCATTCTGGGCGGTGCTTTCGGTCCTGGCCGTGTTTGGCTGCGTGGTGCTGCATGAGTTTGGCCATGCGCTTACAGCTCGGCAGTTCGGCGTAGGGACGCGCGATATCACCCTGTATCCGATCGGCGGCGTCGCCACGCTGGAAAGCATGCCCCGCCGGCCGCTGCATGAATTTTTGATTGCCGTGGCGGGACCGGCCGTGAACGTGGTCATCGCCGCCGCCCTGGCGGCCGGCTTCTTCCTGCTGGGATCCAGCCCGGGTCTGCCGAGCCTGAATCTGGGGATGCATGCGTTCCTGAATAACCTGATGTGGACGAACGTGGTGCTGGTCGTGTTTAACATGCTGCCTGCCTTCCCGATGGACGGCGGTCGCGTGCTGCGGGCGACGCTGGCGGCCGTCATGTCGTACCGGCAGGCGACGCAGATCGCTGTCGGCGTCGGCCAGGCAATGGCCGTGCTGTTGGCGGTGACCGGAGTGTTTTTTCTCAACAACTGGACGCTCGTACTGATTGCCGGGTTTGTCGTGCTGGCCGGCAGGGCTGAAGCCCGCAATGTCCAGCTCCACGATCGGCAGGCAGGCGGCTGGCGCCCTGGCATGGGAACGGGCCAGCGCTGCGTTGGCGATGTGATGCTGACGCAGTTTAACGTGCTGCCCGCGGCCGCAACCCTGCGCGAAGTGTCGCAGTACTATGCCAGCGGGCAGACAGAATTCCCCGTGATCGACGGCAATCGCCTGGTGGGGATGATGTCCCGCGCTGATGCGGAATCCGCCGGTGCGCAGTATGGAGACAGCCTGCTGGTGAGCAATGTGATGGAGCGGAATTTCCCCATTGTGGCAGCGGCCGATTCGCTGCAGCATGCCGGACAGATCGTGCAACACACCCGTTGCCTGGGCGTGCCGGTCGTTTCCGTCGGGCGACTGGTCGGCGTATTGCTGGTCAGCTCGCTGCCCGTCGCTCCGGCCGGGAATGGTCCGGTGATTGACGCCGTGTCCTGGCGATAA